Genomic DNA from Mycobacterium stomatepiae:
GGCTTCTTCCTCGGATTCCTCCGACTCCGCTGCGTCGGTCGCGTCCTCGGCGGCGGCGTCGTCGTCGGTCTTCGCCTCGGCGGCGGCCTCGGCCTCGGCGTCGTCGTCGGTCTTCGCCTCGGTTGCGTCCTCGTCGGCGTCCGACGATTCTTCGGTGGTTTTGGCGGTCTCGGCCTCCGTTTCAGCGCTGACCTCGGCTTCGGCCTCGCGGCGGAGCCGGGCGGCCCGGGCACGAGCGCGCGCCGCGGCGGCCAGCGCTTCGGCTTCGGCGGCTTCGGCTTCGGCTTCCTCGATCAACGCCATGGTGTCGGCTCTCGATGTGGCCGAATCTCGCGATGGCTTCTTCGCCTCAGCCAAAGTGCCTGCTCCCCGTTGCTGAACGTCTCACGCGGTTACCACCGCACGAGTGAAAACGGATAACTGTTGGTGCCCCCCGGGCCGCCTCCGCAGCCCGTGTTGAACGTTGAGTCGACCTGACCCGCCAGCGTCACCTCGTCCCACGAGTAAACGTCATGCGAGGAAAAGAACTGGACCACGCAGCGCACACCGTCGGGCACGTCAACGGCCATGGTGTAACGGCCGTTGGACAGGTGCGCGTCTGACTTCCAGGGTGCGGCTTGCCCGTTGGGTTGCGGAACCCCTTGAATGGACAGGCATCCCGGCGCTGTAGGAGTGCACCTGCCGAGGGCCCAGATCCACAGGTGGCCGGGGTCCCGGGGTGTATCCACTCTGTAATTGCCAATGATCATGTCCGCGTGGGCGGTCGGCATGACGGTCAGCGCGGCCGTGGCGAGCGCAAGGCTCACTGCGAAAGTCTTCACCGGAACGACTCCCATCTCTGTACACGCGCTCGTCTCGAATATAAGGCGCGGTCACGCTGAACAGGCCTACTCGGAAAAACTGCGGCAGTCAACGGCCGGTTTTAAAGGTGCGTGTCGCGCTCAGTCGATGACCGCAACTTCGGTGCGCTCGGTGACCGGCAGGGCGAGTTGCTGCTCGTCGCAGATGCGCTGCAGCTTGTCCAGGGTCTCGTCTAGGCCCGCACCGATCTTGCGGCCCGGGGTGAAGGTGGCCGGCAGCTTCCGCATGCCCTGGATAACGCCGATGCACTCGTAGTGCACGGTGCCTTCGAGGTCGCAGCGGTAGTCGGGCATCCGATCCAGCACTGCCGTCAGCATGGACTTGAACACGGTACGCGCCACATTCGACCCCTTGCACCGATGCAAGCCGAGACCAAAGCTGAAGTGCCGATTGCCCTTACGATCGAGGACAATCTCGTCGGGGTCGGTGAACAGCGATGGGTCGCGGTTGGCCATGGCCCACGAAATCCACAGCCGCTCACCCTCTTTGAAATGATTGCCGTCGAGTTCGACGTCGTCGGAGAAGGTCCGGCCGTCACCGGCAGCCGGGGTGAAGTACCGCAGGAACTCCTCGGTCGCCGGGCCGAGCAGGGTGTCGCGCTCCTTGGAGAGCCGCTCGCGCTCATCGGGGTGTTCGGAAAGCCACTCCAGCGTGTGGGCCGTCAGCGCCGTCGTGGTGTCGAAGCCGCCACCGATGACCAGGCCGAGGTTGCCGAGAACCTCTAGATCGGGGGCGGGCTCACTGTCGATTCGCATCTGCAACAGGCCATTGATGATGCCGGGCCGCGGATTCTCGCGGACCTCCAACATGTTGTTGACCATGTCGAGCCCCATCTCGCGGTGCATCGCGGTGACGCGCTCGATGTCGGGGGAGTGTTCGGGGGTATAGACGGCGGCGTGGACGGGTTCGCTGTAGAGGGCCCACTTCTTCAGTGGAATGCCCAGCATCGCCAGGGTCAACACGGCGGGCACGACGTTGGCTAGGTCGTCGACGAAGTCGATGCCGCCGCCTTCGATCTTCTCGTCGAGGCAGGCCCGAGTGATGTCGTCGATAAAGGGTTCCCAGCGCTTGACCGCCGCCGGTGACAGGTAGGGGTTGAGCACGTTGCGGTACGTGCGGTGGTCGGGCTCGTCCATCTCGAGGATGCCGCCGCGCACGGCCGCGACGCGGCTGGCGGTCGGGATGGAGATGCCCTTTTAGCCGCGGCGCTCGTTGTGGATGTCGTGGTCGTTGGAGACCGCGGGGCAGCGGGCGAGTTCGAAGACTTCGTGGCTACCTGCCGCGACCCAGTGTCCACCGTAGGTCTCAGACCACGCCATCGGGCACTTGGCGTGCATCTCCGCAGTGATCTGCTTGAACTGCGAACGATACTCCGGCGCGTTTCGGTCAAAGTGATACGTCGGCTTCTTGCCGTCGCCTTCGCCCACGACATCCTCGACACTCAACGTGATGTCTCCCTTTAGGTTTCGTCCGTGATCTTGATCGCCTGCTCCGGGCAGGAGTGCGCGGCCTCGCGCACCTGGTCTTCCTGGTCGGCCGGCACCACCTCGTTGACCGCCGACGAACTGCCGTCAATATCGCTGAGCTGGAACGATTCCGGCGCAATCATCGCGCACAGGGTGTGGCCCTGGCAGCGTTCTGAATCAACCCAGACCTTCACGATGTCTCCTCCTGGGGGCTGCGGTGTGACTGGCGTTGCGGACGCCGACGTCGCTCAGGTGTTTCGACCGCCGTTGACGCCCAATATCTGACCGGTGATGTAGCCGGCTTCCTCGGATATCAGAAATGCGCACGCGGCCGCGATGTCTTCGGGCTTGCCGATCCGGCGCACCGGGGTCCGGGCGATGGTCTCGTCGATATCTCCGAGGTAACCGCGTTGCTCGGCGCTGCGCAGCATCGGGGTGTCAATGAAACCGGGCGGCACCGCGTTGACCGTGATTCCGCTCGGGCCGTACTCGAGGGCCAGCGACTTGGTGAGTCCGTTGACCGCCGACTTGGCCGCCACGTAGTGCGACATATAGGGAGCGCCGGAATGGGTGCTCGACGAGGAGATGTTGACGATTCGTCCCCACCCGGCCTCGACCATGTCGGGCAGCACCGCCTGGGTCATGTGGAAGACGCCGTGGAGGTTGACGTCGACCACGCGTTGCCAGTCCTCGAACGTGATGTTGCTGAAACGCTTGAATCCATCCAGGCCCGCGGCATTGACCAGAACGGCCACCGGCCCCAATTGCGCGCGGATCGCAGACAGCGCGGCATCCACCTGGGAGCGATCCGTCACGTCGGCGGTGAACGACAGCTCGGCGTCCGACGGCCTCAGATCGATGGTCGCGACATCGAGACCATCGGCACGCAGCCGATGGGCGACCGCCAGACCGATACCGGATCCGCCACCGGTGACCACTGCGGTCTTCACGCCACTGCCCCTGAGCCCAGTGCGGGCGTCTCAGTCACAAAGAATCTCCTTCGCAATTATGAGAACAGTACTCTCACGCCGAAGTGACGTGCAACATAGCGGGGAAACGGCTTACTGCCTGGGCTGAGGCGGCCCACACGCTATCGTGTAGCCGACACCGGCGCTGGTCAGTCCCCGTGTCCCATTCTTATGGCTTTCTTGAATTCTCGAGACTCGAATGTAAGATTCGCCGAGGATGAGAATGAAATTTTCGTGACCGCCACCACATCAGGAGCCGAATGTCAGCGCAGGTCACACTGCGGACGCCGCGGAAACGACGGGCTCGGGGGTCGACCGTGGCCTGCTGATCGATGGCCGGCTCATCATGACGGACAACCTTCGCCGTGCCGGTGATGGGAGGCAATAAATGAGGCCGTTAGAGGGCATCCGTGTGCTCGAGGTCGCCATGTACGGGTTCGTCCCGTCGGCGGGTGCCGTGTTGGCCGAATGGGGCGCGGACGTGGTCAAAGTGGAGCACGCGGTGACGGGTGACCCGCAGCGTGGGCTTCGGCAGACTGGCATGTTGCGCGTCGAAGGCGATCCGAATCCCAACATCGAGCACGCCAACCGCGGCAAGCGCAGCGTCGGACTCGACATGTCGGTTCCCGAGGGCAAGGAAGTGCTCTACGAATTGGCCCGCCGCTCGGACGTTTTCTTGACGAGCTTCCTGCCCGGTGCCAGGCAGAGGTTCGGCATCGACGTCGACGACATCCGCGCGGTGAACCCGAAGATCGTCTACGCGCGCGGCAGTGCGCTCGGGCCGCGCGGTGAGGAGGCGACGAAAGGCGGCTACGACATGACCGCCTTCTGGTGCCGGGCCGGAACAGCTGCCACGATCACCCCGATGGGGATGCCCGGCATGATCGCGCCGCCGGGGCCTGCCTACGGCGACACCATTTCCGGGACCAATCTGGCGGGAGGCATTGCCGCGGCGCTGCTCAAGCGGGAGCGCACCGGGGAACCGTCGGTCGTCGACGTGTCTTTGCTGGGCAGCGGGCTGTGGTCGATGGGCCACACGGTTGCGCTGACCAAGCATTTGAACCAGCGGCTGGAGGCTCCGCCGCCGGGTGTGCACGGTGCACCGAACAACCCGTTGGTGGGGTTATATACGACATCTGATGGCCGGTACATCTCCTTCGTGATGATGCAGCCGACGAAGTTCTGGGCTGATGTGTGCCGGCACGTCGACATGCCTGAACTGGCAGATGACCCTCGGTTTGCGAGTGTCGAAAAAATTGCTGAGAACACATCCGAGGCCGTGGAGATCTTGACCAAGGCCATCGCAACCCGCACGCTTGCCGAGTGGAGCGACCGCTTTGCCACGTTGGCCGGCCCCTGGGCGCCGGTCCAGGACACGTTGCAGGCGACCGACGATTCACAGATCCGAGCCAACGAATACCTCGTGCGCGCAGGCGAACTCGACCTGGTCGCCAACCCCGTTCAGTTCGACGTCACCGCACCGCAAACCGGACCGGCACCGGGATTTGCCGAACAAACCGACGAGATCCTGCAGGAATTGGGATTCGACTGGGACCGCATTATCGAATTCAAGGCGGCCGGCGCCGTTACTTAGAAGCGGAGCAGCCCTCAATTGTCTAAGCCGAATATCCCGGGTGTTCGCACCCGCCCGCACGATCCGGGCGCGGCGGCCAAAAGTCGTTCGATAACGGTTGCGCGATTTTTGCTTCGCCCGGACGTGGCATGAGTCACAATGACCCGACGCTTTCTCGCGCGACAGAACGGAGGACCAGCGTGATGCTGGTTGCGGCTGTCTCTCCGGCGATCGATGTCGGGATGCGGCTGCTCGGTGGGCATTTCGACATCGGCTTTCAACCGAATCTACCGGAGCCATTGCGGATGAACAAGACTGTCCGTCTCGTTACGCGGGAAGGGTCTGAGGCCGATGGTGGATAGCCGCGTCGAGCGCTGGTCGACGGGACTGCCTGCGCTGAGTTGGAAGTTCGACCTTTCGGGGCCGATGCAGGCGGTCGGTGCCCTGTTCGCAATGTCGGCCGACGCGGTGAAGTTCTTGTTCCGCCGGCCGTTTCAAGGGCGAGAGTTCTTGGAGCAGTCGTGGTTTGTCGCGCGGGTGTCGCTGGCTCCTACCTTGTTGGTGGCGATCCCGTTCACCGTGCTGGTTAGCTTCACGCTCAACATCCTGTTGCGCGAATTGGGTGCGGCGGACCTCTCTGGTGCGGGTGCCGCGTTCGGTGCTGTCACCCAGCTCGGCCCGCTCGTCACAGTTTTGATCGTGGCGGGCGCGGGTGCCACGGCGATGTGTGCGGACCTGGGGTCGCGCACGATTCGCGAGGAAATCGACGCGATGGAAGTGCTGGGCATCAACCCGATACAAAGATTAGTCACCCCGCGCATGTTGGCTTCCGGGTTGGTGGCCTTTCTGCTCAACAGCCTCGTCGTCATCATCGGCGTTGTTGGCGGGTACGTCTTTTCGGTATTTGTGCAAGACGTCAATCCCGGAGCGTTCGCCGCGGGCATCACCTTGCTCACCGGCGTCCCCGAGGTGGTCATTTCCTGCGTCAAGGCAGCCCTCTTTGGCCTCATCGCCGGCTTGGTCGCGTGCTATCGGGGCCTGTCGATCACCGGCGGCGGCGCCAAGGCCGTTGGCAATGCGGTCAACGAAACCGTCGTCTATGCCTTCATGGCCCTGTTCGTCGTCAACGTGGTCGTGACCGCGATTGGCATCAAGATGACGGTGAAGTAGGGCTGCATGGCACTACGGGCTGCATATCCGCGATTGAGCCGCCAATTCGGAAAGCCGGCCGCCTCGTTGGGCCGGATCGGTGACCACACCCTGTTCTACGGCAAGGCGCTCGGCGCGATGCCCTTCGCCGCGGTTCACTACCGGCACGAAGTCATTCGACTGATCGCCGAGATCAGCATGGGCGCGGGCACTTTGGCGATGATCGGTGGAACCGTGGTGATCGTCGGCTTCCTGACGCTGGCGGCCGGCGGCACGCTGGCCATTCAGGGTTACACCTCGCTGGGCAATATCGGCATCGAGGCGCTGACCGGCTTTCTGTCCGCGTTCATCAATGTGCGTATCGCGGCACCGGTGGTCGCCGGGATCGGCCTGGCGGCCACCTTCGGCGCCGGGGTGACCGCTCAACTGGGTGCCATGCGGATCAACGAAGAGATCGATGCGTTGGAGGCCATGGCCATTCGGCCGATTTCCTATCTGGTGAGCACCAGGATCCTAGCGGGCATGTTGGCGATCACGCCGTTGTACAGCGTCGCCGTCATCTTGTCGTTCGTGGCCAGCCAGTTCACCACGACGTTCTTGCTGGGTCAGTCGCAGGGTCTTTACCAGCACTACTTCAACACGTTCCTTAATCCGATCGACTTGTTGTGGTCGTTCTTGCAGGCCATCCTGATGGCGCTCACCACCCTACTAATCCACACCTACTACGGCTATTTCGCTTCGGGCGGGCCGGCCGGTGTGGGCAACGCGACCGGTAACGCGGTACGCACGTCGCTCATCGTCGTTGTGTCGGTAACTCTGTTGGTTTCGCTATCGATTTACGGTACGAACGGCAACTTCAACTTGTCCGGTTAGGAGGGGCAGACGTGACAGACAAGTTCGGGCCGGGCCCCATACACGTGTCTGAAGCCGCCGGTGACGCGTCTCCTGTTGCCGCGTCACCGGGACGCCATTTTGGTGCTCAGTCCTACGTACGCCCGCTTGCGGGCCTGGCCACCGTGGCCGTCGTCGTCGTCATCTTCGCGTTTGCGGTGGGCCTCTTCCGTGGCTCGTTCACCGAATCCGTTCCGGTAACCGTGATTTCGGAACGCGCCGGGCTGGTCATGAATCCAGACGCGAAGGTCAAGTTGCGCGGCGTGCAGGTGGGCAAGGTTGCCTCGATCGAGCCACTCGCCGATGGCCAGGCGGCTATTCACCTGGCCATGGACCCGTCGCAGTTGCGCTTTATTCCCAGCAATGTGTTGGTCAACATCGCGTCATCGACGGTGTTCGGCGCGAAGTCCATCCTGTTGGTCGACCCTGACCAACCCTCCGCGCAGCGGCTGCACAGCGGCCAGACTCTGCAGGGTCAGCACGTCATGGTCGAAATCAACACGGTGTTCCAGCAATTGGTGTCGGTGCTGTCGCACATCGACCCGCCGAAGCTCAACGAGTCACTGGGCGCGCTGGCGCAAGCGTTCAGTGGGCGGGGCCCGCAGCTCGGCCAGTCGCTGAGCGACCTGGATTCGTTTCTCGCCAAGCTGGAGCCGAGCCTTCCGGCGTTCCGCCATGACCTTTCGGTCCTGCCGGCGGTGTCCAACGCGTATGCCGACGCGGCACCGGACCTGCTGAGGACCGCTTCCAACGCGACCCGCATCAGCAAGACGATTGTCGAGGAACAGCACAACCTGGATGCATTGTTGATCAGCGCGATCGGCTTGGCCGATATCGGCAACGATGTGTTCTCGGCGAACCGCCAACCGTTGACGGACGTGATGCACCTGCTGGTGCCGACCACCAATCTGACCAACGAATACAGCCCGGCGCTCACCTGTGCTCTCGGCGGGATGGTCAATATCTCGCACAGCGCGCCGTTGTCGGAGCCGAGCATCAACATCTCGGCGAGTCTTACGTTGGGCGCCGAACGTTATCGGTATCCGACTAACCTGCCGAAGGTTGCGGCGACGGGCGGCCCGCGCTGCGTGGGTTTGACGCCGGTAAGCGAACACGATGGTATGCGGATACCGTTCAACACGAACCCGCCGCAGTTGATTGCCGATACCGGCGCCAACGCGGTGGGTTACGGAAACCCGCAGGTGCTGCTCAACTTCGACGGGCTCAAGCAGCTGCTGTACGGCCCGATCGCCGGCCCGCCACGCAACCCGGCTCAGATCGGACAACAGGGATGAGTACGCGCGCAACGCTGATCAAGTTCGGCATCTTCGCGGTCGTAATGGCGATGCTGACCTCGTTCCTGTTCTTCATCTTCGGCCAGTACCGGACGGGCTCGACGAACGAGTATTCGGCGGTATTCACCGACGTGTCGCGCCTCAAGGTGGGGCAGTCGGTGCGGGTCGCCGGGATCCGGGTGGGAACGGTCAACAGCGTTTCGCTGCAGCCGGACAAGAAAGTTGTGGTGAAGTTCGACGTCGACCACAACATCGTGCTCACCGAGGGCACCAGGGCGGCGGTCCGCTACCTCAACCTGGTGGGCGATCGCTATCTCGAGCTCATCGATGGCCCGGGTTCAAGCAAGCGCATGGCGGACGGCGCCCAGATTCCCGTCAACCGGACCGCGCCGGCGCTTGACCTCGACCTGCTGCTGGGCGGACTCAAACCGGTTACCCAGGGTCTGAACGCGCACGATGTCAACGCGCTGACCTCAGGGCTGTTGCAGGTCTTCCAGGGCCAGGGCGGGACTCTCGACTCGCTGTTCTCCAAGACGACATCGTTTTCAAATGCCTTGGCCGACAACGATCAAACCGTGCAACAACTGATCGACAATCTCAACATCGTGGTCGGCACGGTTGCCAAGGATGGAAAGCAGTTCGATGGCACCGTCGATCGGCTCGAGCAGCTGATCAGTGGGCTGGCAAACGATCGAGACACGATCGGGTCCGCCATTGACGCCTTGGACCGGGGAACCACTTCGCTGGCGGATTTGCTGGCCAGCGCGCGACCGCCGTTGTCCGGCACCATCGCTCAGCTGAATCGACTGGCGCCGATCCTCGACAATGACAGGGACCGCCTCGACACCGCAATTGGCAAGGCGCCCAAGAACTACCGCAAGCTGGTCCGACTCGGCGTGAACGGCGCCACCGTTCCGTATTACCTCTGCCAGTTCGGGATCCGCGGCACGGATCTTCAGGGTAAGACCGTGCGCGCCAATATCTACAGGTCAGACGCGGGAAGGTGCACGGAGCCCTAATGCTGAAGTATCGCGGAGGCGGGCGAGTCAAGGCGGGATTCATCGGCGTCGCCCTGGCGGTGATGATCATCCTGGTGGGCCTATCGCCGGACCGGTTCGTTGCCTGGGCGACGATGGTCCGCTACCAGGCGCTGTTTACCGAAGCCGGCGGCATTGCGACGGGCAACCCCGTGATCGTTTCGGGGGTGAAGGTCGGAACGGTATCGGACGTGTCGCTGCGGCACGGCGATGCGCTGGTGACGTTCACGACGAAGGGCGACGTCCTGCTCGGGTCGGAGACCACCGCACACATCCGCACCGGCTCGCTGCTAGGCGAGCGGATGCTGACCCTGGAGTCCTCCGGTGGCGGCACGTTGCATCCGATGAGTCTGATCCCGGTCTCGCGCACGTCCTCGCCGTACTCACTGACCGAAGCGGTCAGCGACTTCGCTTCGGACACCGCGGGAACCGACACCGCCTCACTGAATCAGTCGTTGGACACCCTGGCGTCGACACTCGACCAGATCGCGCCCCAGATGGGCCCGGCCTTCGACGCACTCACCCGGTTGTCACGCACCCTCAACAGTCGTAATAGGAACCTGGGCGATCTCTTCAAGAGCGCGGGCGACGTCACCGGGATACTTTCCGAACGCAGCCAGCAGGTCAACAAGCTCATCCTGAACTCCGACTCTCTGCTGCAAGTACTGGTGGCCCGGCGACAAGAGATCGTGGACCTGCTGGCCAGCACGTCGACGGTGGCCAAGCAGTTGACGGCGTTGGTGCACGACAACGAAGCAACGTTGGCACCAACGCTGGAGAGGCTGAATCGGGTGACCGAGGTGCTGCAGAAAAACCGTGACAACATTGGCAAAGCGCTGCCGGGTCTCGCCAAATTCCAGATCACCGTCGGTGAGGCCATCTCCAGCATGTATGCCTACTCGGCGTTCGTCCCGAACTTCCTTGTCCCACAACTCTTCCAGGAATTGTTCGACTACCTGTGGGGCTTCCGCACCTTCGACACGGCCCGCGGTCCCGGCTTCCCGTCGCCGATACCTCGGGCGCTGACCCCCTGGCCGTACAACTCCATTCCGATGTGCCCGACCTGCACGATGGGTGGCAGGATCGGAGGATCACAATGATCTCCCGGATCCCCCGCAACAGGCTGACAACCGTCACGGCGGCTGTCTTGGTCGGGCTCATCGTTGCCGGCGTCGCAATGGTCGTCCGCAACACGTTCTTCGGTCCACGAACGATTACCGCCTACTTCGCCACCGCCACCGCCATCTATCCCCATGACGAGGTGCGGGTATCCGGTGTCAAGGTCGGCAACATCAAATCCATTGAGCCGCAGGGCACCCGGGCTAGGTTGACCCTCGAGGTCGACCGCGACGTACCCATTCCGGCGGACGCAAAGGCGATCATCGTCGCCCCGAACTTGGTGGCCGCCCGTTACGTTCAGCTGTCGCCGGCCTATCGGGATAAGGGGCCGGTGATGCACGACGGGGCCGTCATCCCGGTCGAACGTACTGCGGTGCCGGTCGAATGGGACGAGGTCAAAACCCAGTTGATGCGGCTGGCAACGGATCTGGGACCCAAGAGCGGAGTATCGGGCACATCGGTGGGTCGCTTCATCAACAGTGCCGCCGACGCTCTCGACGGCAACGGCGACAAGCTGCGGCAGACACTCGGGCAACTGTCGGGGGTGGGCCGGATCCTCGCCAACGGCAGCGGCAACATCGTCGACATCATCAAGAACCTGCAGACCTTCATCGGCGCGCTGCGCGACAGCAATGTCCAGCTCGTGCAGTTCAACGACCGCCTGGCGACGCTCACCAGCGTGGTCAATGACAGCAAATCCGACCTGGACGCGGCGCTGGCCGACCTGTCGACGGCGGTCGGCGAGGTGCAGCGATTCATCGCCGGGACTCGCAACCAGACCAGCGAGCAGATTTCCAGGCTGGCCGACGTCACACAGAACCTGGTCGATCACCGCATGAACCTGGAAAACATCCTGCACGCAGCACCGAACGCGTTCGGCAACTTCTTCAACGACTACAACGCCGACACCGGAACCATCGTGGGAGGGTTCGGGCTCATGAATATGGCGAATCCCACCTGGGGCGGTCAGGTTCTGGTGTCCGTGCCAGGCTGCGACCAAATCGGCGCCATCGAGAACGTCACCGCGGTCGAATCGGGCAAGCTGTGCGCCCTGTTCCTCGGTCCCGGATTGCGGCTGCTCAACTTCAATAACTCGCCACTTCCCCTCAACCCAGTTCTCGCCAAGTCGATGGACCCGTCCAAGATTCTCTACACCGAACAGCGGCTGGCGCCCGGGGGCGAGGGCCCGAAGCCGGGACCGCCCGAAATCCCGCCCGCGGTGTCGGCCTACACCGGCCTGCCGGGTGATCCGGTGGGACCGCCAGGGTCGGTGCCACTAGAGCGGATACCGGGTGCGGCGATGCCGCTGCCGCCCCCACCGTCGACACCGATGCCACCACCGCCACCGCCCGCGGCGGGCCTGCTGCTGCCAGCAGACGGGCCCCAGCAGTGATCGCCGGGGCTGCGGTTCGGCGGGTGCTGACCGTCGGTTGTTGTGTGGTGTTGACCTCGACGGCCTGTGCATTCCACGGCCTGAATTCACTACCGTTGCCCGGTGCGGTCGGGCGCGGGCCGGGAGCCAACATCTTCCACGTCGAGCTGCCGAATGTTGGCACGATGGAATCGAATTCGCCGGTGATGATCAACGACGTCGTCGTCGGCAGTGTCGGTGAGATGCGGGTGCAAGGCTGGCACGCCGACGTCGAGATCTCGGTCAAGCCCGACGTGGTGGTCCCAGCCAACGTGGTGGCCACCGTCGGCCAAACCAGCCTGCTGGGCTCGATGCATGTGGAGCTCAATACTCCGGTGGGCGAGTCGGGTAGCGGACAGCTGAAGCCGGGCGCCACCATCCCGCTGAGCCGCTCAACAGCCTACCCGTCGACCGAGCAGACATTGTCGTCGTTGGGCGCGGTCGTCAACGGCGGCGGACTGGGTCAGATCGGGGAGGTCATCCATAACTTCTCGGCCTCGTTGTCCGGGCGTGAGGGTGCGGTGCGTGATCTGCTGACTCGCCTGGACACGTTCGTCGGGACCTTGGACGATCAGCGCGACAACATCGTCGACGCCATCCACGCGCTGAACCGGCTTGCCGGCACCTTCGCTGACCAACGTGACGTCATCACTGAGGCGCTGAACAAGATTCCGCCGGCACTCGATGTGTTGGTCAAGGAGCGGCCGCGCCTGACCGAGGCCCTGGATCATCTTCGCGCGTTCAGCAATACGGCCAACAGGTTGGTCAACGACGCTCAGGCGGACCTGGTGAAGAACCTGCAGAACCTGGAGCCGACCATCAAGGCGCTTGCCGATGTCGGACCGGAGTTCGGCGCGGCCATCGCGGCGTCGTTCGTGTTCCCGTTCAGCCAGAACTTCGTCGACCGCGCGGTCCGGGGCGACTATTTCAACCTGCACTTCGACTTCGACTTGACGATTCCACGGCTCAAGAAGGGTCTGCTGCTGGGGACCCATTGGGG
This window encodes:
- a CDS encoding MCE family protein — translated: MIAGAAVRRVLTVGCCVVLTSTACAFHGLNSLPLPGAVGRGPGANIFHVELPNVGTMESNSPVMINDVVVGSVGEMRVQGWHADVEISVKPDVVVPANVVATVGQTSLLGSMHVELNTPVGESGSGQLKPGATIPLSRSTAYPSTEQTLSSLGAVVNGGGLGQIGEVIHNFSASLSGREGAVRDLLTRLDTFVGTLDDQRDNIVDAIHALNRLAGTFADQRDVITEALNKIPPALDVLVKERPRLTEALDHLRAFSNTANRLVNDAQADLVKNLQNLEPTIKALADVGPEFGAAIAASFVFPFSQNFVDRAVRGDYFNLHFDFDLTIPRLKKGLLLGTHWGQLDMPVPPVPGDPYRMNYTLGPLHNPLRPPWVDPNALPLPPPPPGAVPSPGVGNYGPLPGPAPGPVPAPDAVLGQAPPPAEAPSMGAGG